From the Comamonas odontotermitis genome, one window contains:
- a CDS encoding polyprenyl synthetase family protein, with the protein MTAAHENFAQWCSDELARVEAALNQWIVADAPANLGEPMRYAVLDGGKRLRPLLVLAAAQSAGPLGVPQAEAALRAGCAVELIHAYSLVHDDMPCMDNDVLRRGKPTVHVQFGEAQALLAGDALQALAFELLVPEGRDIPDAMQARLCRQLALAAGYNGMAGGQAIDLASVGKSLTQPQLQQMHKLKTGALLQASVEMGATCAGITGAALAALRQYGAALGLAFQVIDDVLDVVADSATLGKTAGKDADNDKPTYVSLMGLDAARAYANDLLAEAQLALAGSGLAQPRALAALADMVVRRSH; encoded by the coding sequence ATGACAGCAGCGCACGAAAATTTTGCACAGTGGTGCAGCGATGAACTGGCCCGCGTGGAAGCGGCCCTGAACCAATGGATCGTGGCCGACGCTCCCGCCAACCTGGGCGAGCCCATGCGTTACGCCGTGCTTGATGGGGGAAAGCGCCTGCGTCCCTTGCTGGTGCTGGCCGCTGCACAGTCCGCCGGTCCGCTGGGCGTGCCGCAGGCCGAAGCCGCTTTGCGCGCCGGTTGTGCGGTGGAGCTGATCCATGCCTACTCGCTGGTGCACGATGACATGCCCTGCATGGACAACGATGTGCTGCGACGGGGCAAGCCCACGGTGCATGTGCAGTTTGGCGAAGCCCAGGCCTTGCTGGCGGGCGATGCCTTGCAGGCCCTGGCGTTTGAATTGCTGGTGCCTGAGGGCCGCGATATTCCCGACGCCATGCAGGCCAGGCTGTGCCGCCAGTTGGCGCTCGCCGCTGGCTACAACGGCATGGCAGGGGGCCAGGCAATCGATCTGGCGAGTGTCGGCAAGAGTCTGACGCAGCCTCAGTTGCAGCAGATGCACAAGCTCAAGACCGGCGCGCTGCTGCAGGCCAGCGTGGAAATGGGCGCCACCTGCGCCGGTATTACGGGCGCTGCACTGGCGGCGCTGCGGCAATACGGCGCGGCACTGGGCCTGGCCTTTCAGGTCATCGACGATGTGCTCGATGTGGTGGCAGATTCCGCCACATTGGGCAAGACGGCAGGCAAGGACGCGGACAATGACAAGCCTACCTATGTATCGCTGATGGGCCTGGATGCTGCCCGCGCCTACGCCAATGATCTGCTGGCCGAGGCGCAACTGGCGCTGGCGGGCAGCGGCCTTGCGCAACCGCGCGCGCTGGCCGCGCTGGCCGATATGGTGGTGCGCCGCAGCCACTGA
- a CDS encoding exodeoxyribonuclease VII small subunit — protein MPKATASKASAMPDLPEPANYESALQELEGLVARIESGQLPLDDMLAAYQRGAVLLAYCRGKLEAVQDQIKVLDNGQLKPWASEE, from the coding sequence ATGCCCAAGGCCACAGCCTCCAAGGCGTCTGCCATGCCAGATTTGCCCGAACCCGCCAACTATGAAAGCGCCTTGCAGGAGCTCGAAGGCCTGGTGGCGCGCATCGAATCGGGCCAGTTGCCGCTCGACGACATGCTGGCCGCCTACCAGCGCGGCGCCGTGTTGCTGGCCTACTGCCGTGGCAAGCTCGAAGCGGTGCAGGACCAGATCAAGGTGCTGGACAATGGCCAGCTCAAGCCCTGGGCGAGCGAGGAATAA
- a CDS encoding aromatic ring-hydroxylating oxygenase subunit alpha, translating to MSDLSLQLQQAASQLPVSSYFDQALFEREMQTIFQHGPKYVGHQLAIPEIGDYYALPHEKEGRALVRSATGQAELISNVCRHRQAVMLKGRGSLHHQQKGSAGGNIVCPLHRWTYSPSGELLGAPHFAQDPCLNLNNYRLREWNGLLFEDNGRDIQADLAGMGPAAALSFDGFVLNHVEMHECNYNWKTFIEVYLEDYHVGPFHPGLGNFVTCDDLQWEFGKEYSVQTVGVAPGFARPGSDTYKKWHEVLLAYRGGQMPEHGAIWLTYYPHIMVEWYPHVLTVSTLHPISPEKTMNVVEFYYPEEISAFEPEFVQAQRAAYMETAIEDDEIGERMDAGRRALWERGDNEVGPYQSPMEDGMQHFHEWYRSMMKDAVLAK from the coding sequence ATGTCTGATTTAAGTCTTCAACTGCAGCAGGCCGCAAGCCAACTTCCAGTTTCAAGCTATTTCGATCAAGCGCTCTTTGAGCGCGAGATGCAAACCATCTTCCAGCACGGCCCCAAGTATGTCGGCCACCAACTGGCGATCCCCGAGATTGGCGACTATTACGCCCTTCCGCATGAAAAGGAAGGGCGCGCTCTGGTGCGCAGCGCCACGGGCCAGGCCGAGCTGATCTCCAACGTCTGCCGACATCGCCAGGCGGTGATGCTCAAGGGCCGGGGCTCACTCCATCACCAGCAAAAAGGCAGTGCGGGCGGCAACATCGTCTGCCCGCTGCACCGCTGGACCTACAGCCCCAGTGGTGAACTGCTGGGCGCGCCCCATTTCGCGCAAGACCCTTGCCTCAACCTCAACAACTACCGTTTGCGTGAATGGAACGGCCTGCTGTTTGAAGACAACGGTCGCGACATCCAGGCCGACCTGGCTGGCATGGGCCCGGCCGCAGCGCTCAGCTTTGATGGCTTTGTGCTCAACCACGTGGAAATGCACGAGTGCAACTACAACTGGAAGACCTTCATCGAGGTCTATCTGGAGGACTACCACGTCGGCCCTTTCCACCCAGGTCTGGGCAATTTCGTCACCTGCGACGATCTCCAGTGGGAGTTTGGCAAGGAGTACTCGGTGCAGACCGTAGGCGTTGCGCCCGGCTTTGCCCGCCCCGGCTCCGATACCTACAAGAAGTGGCACGAAGTGCTGCTGGCCTACCGTGGCGGGCAGATGCCCGAGCACGGTGCCATCTGGCTCACCTACTACCCGCACATCATGGTTGAGTGGTACCCACATGTGCTGACCGTCTCGACCCTGCACCCGATCAGCCCGGAAAAGACCATGAACGTGGTCGAGTTCTACTACCCGGAAGAAATCAGCGCCTTCGAGCCCGAGTTCGTGCAGGCCCAGCGTGCAGCCTACATGGAAACCGCCATTGAGGACGACGAGATCGGCGAGCGCATGGACGCGGGCCGCCGGGCTCTGTGGGAGCGCGGCGACAACGAAGTCGGCCCCTACCAGAGTCCCATGGAAGACGGCATGCAGCACTTTCACGAGTGGTATCGCAGTATGATGAAAGACGCTGTTCTGGCGAAGTAA
- a CDS encoding DMT family transporter, whose product MQALWMVAAAFCFALMGVCIKFASAHYNAAEIIFYRGLISMALLWWLARRKRITLGTQYPLMHAWRSFIGVLSMGFWFYSIGKLPLATAMTLNYMSSLWIAAFVVGGALMAWRPKAAGDQPALNIPLVLTVLIGFAGVLLMLRPSMDAEQLFAGIIGLLSGLMSAFAYMQVVALSRIGEPEQRVVFYFAVGSAVAGGLTMLFTGASPFPGWPALWHIPIGILATAGQLFMTMAYASATTRRATLVVANLQYSGIVFGGLASIVVFGDQIPAIGWIGMALIVGSGIAATVLRKG is encoded by the coding sequence ATGCAAGCCCTGTGGATGGTGGCCGCCGCCTTTTGTTTCGCACTCATGGGCGTGTGCATCAAGTTCGCATCTGCCCACTACAACGCGGCAGAGATCATCTTCTACCGGGGCCTCATCAGCATGGCCTTGCTGTGGTGGCTGGCCCGGCGCAAGCGCATCACCCTGGGCACGCAGTACCCGTTGATGCACGCCTGGCGCAGTTTCATCGGCGTGCTCTCGATGGGCTTCTGGTTCTACTCCATCGGCAAGCTGCCCCTGGCCACCGCCATGACGCTCAACTACATGAGCAGTCTCTGGATCGCTGCCTTTGTCGTGGGCGGCGCGCTGATGGCCTGGCGACCCAAGGCAGCAGGCGACCAGCCAGCGCTCAATATTCCGCTGGTGCTCACGGTCCTCATCGGCTTTGCCGGGGTGCTGCTGATGCTGCGCCCCAGCATGGATGCCGAGCAGCTGTTTGCCGGCATCATCGGCCTGCTGTCGGGCCTGATGTCTGCCTTTGCCTACATGCAGGTGGTGGCGCTGTCGCGCATTGGCGAGCCCGAGCAGCGCGTGGTCTTCTACTTTGCTGTGGGCTCCGCTGTTGCAGGGGGGCTGACCATGCTGTTCACCGGCGCCTCGCCCTTCCCCGGCTGGCCTGCGCTCTGGCATATACCCATCGGCATTCTGGCCACGGCAGGTCAGCTGTTCATGACCATGGCCTACGCCAGTGCCACCACGCGCCGCGCGACCCTGGTCGTGGCCAACCTCCAGTACTCGGGCATCGTGTTCGGCGGGCTGGCCAGCATTGTGGTGTTTGGCGACCAGATTCCGGCCATCGGCTGGATCGGCATGGCGCTGATCGTGGGCAGCGGCATTGCCGCCACCGTGCTGCGCAAAGGATAG
- a CDS encoding sulfurtransferase, which yields MPYTTLITPAQLQALQQSAPASVMVFDCTFELAQPLAGEALYDEVHIAGALYANLDKNLSAPHDGAGRVVAAASGGRHPLPTRETFATWLSQVGFRNDMQAVVYDRNGVNYAGRLWWMLKWAGHEAVAVLDGGLQAWQAMGGAVESGKPTSHFQSNFELKAPLRELRTAGQVLQALGSAQTVIDARAPARYRGEVEPLDPVAGHIPGALNRLFSTNIGADGRFKPAAELRAEFDALLGGRDPGTVVHQCGSGVSALPNLIAMEIAGYAPTALFAGSWSEWCSDAARPVERG from the coding sequence ATGCCCTATACCACCCTCATCACCCCTGCCCAGCTGCAGGCGCTGCAGCAGAGCGCGCCTGCTAGCGTCATGGTGTTCGACTGCACGTTCGAGCTGGCCCAGCCCCTGGCGGGCGAGGCGCTGTATGACGAAGTGCACATTGCTGGCGCCCTGTACGCCAACCTCGACAAGAACCTCAGCGCCCCGCACGACGGCGCTGGCCGGGTGGTTGCGGCCGCATCCGGTGGTCGCCACCCCCTGCCCACGCGCGAAACCTTTGCCACCTGGCTGTCGCAGGTCGGCTTTCGCAACGACATGCAGGCTGTGGTGTATGACCGCAATGGCGTCAATTACGCAGGCCGCCTGTGGTGGATGCTGAAATGGGCAGGCCACGAGGCCGTCGCCGTGCTCGACGGTGGTCTGCAAGCCTGGCAAGCCATGGGCGGAGCGGTAGAGAGTGGCAAGCCCACCAGCCATTTCCAGAGCAATTTCGAGTTGAAAGCCCCATTGCGCGAGCTGCGCACCGCAGGCCAGGTGCTCCAAGCGCTGGGCAGTGCGCAGACCGTGATCGATGCCCGGGCCCCTGCCCGCTATCGCGGCGAGGTAGAGCCGCTCGATCCTGTTGCCGGCCACATTCCAGGTGCGCTCAATCGTTTGTTCAGCACCAACATCGGCGCAGATGGGCGCTTCAAACCGGCCGCCGAGCTGCGCGCCGAATTTGACGCACTGCTGGGTGGCCGCGATCCCGGCACCGTCGTTCACCAATGCGGCAGCGGCGTGAGCGCCCTGCCCAACCTGATCGCCATGGAAATTGCAGGCTACGCGCCCACGGCCCTGTTTGCGGGCAGTTGGAGCGAATGGTGCAGCGATGCGGCGCGGCCGGTGGAGCGCGGGTAA
- a CDS encoding hemagglutinin repeat-containing protein has translation MKSLARLFTIFFILQTLLCTPVQAGVVAIGDLKGKQPLALAHQAQNAINIIASISGAAAGVSSDRGQQSSTAHSAVSAGTVSGTGVSYNNTTVKAGGNVSLQSAGDTTLRGATVAGTGVKADVGGNLTIESLQNKDNYNEHSSNSGFSLVIPIGAGMPGLTVSHGNTNIDSNYQSTGTQSGIRAGDGGFQVNVAGDTTLKGGAITSTQKAVDEGKNSFRTGGQLVMSDLQNQAEYNASGSQMTLGVGGSLGSSSAGVGRDNGSASSTTQAGISGIAGNTSARTGDKETGLKPIFDKERVRSEFLGCQNSVKHV, from the coding sequence GTGAAATCACTGGCCCGTCTCTTTACCATCTTCTTTATCTTGCAGACCCTGCTATGCACGCCGGTGCAGGCAGGGGTTGTGGCGATAGGGGATTTGAAGGGAAAGCAGCCTTTGGCGCTTGCCCATCAAGCGCAGAATGCTATAAATATAATAGCTTCTATCAGCGGCGCAGCTGCGGGTGTGAGCAGTGATCGTGGACAGCAAAGCAGCACGGCACATAGCGCCGTCAGCGCTGGCACAGTCAGCGGCACAGGAGTCAGCTACAACAACACCACCGTCAAAGCAGGTGGCAATGTCAGCTTGCAAAGCGCGGGCGACACCACCTTGCGCGGGGCAACAGTAGCGGGCACTGGCGTCAAGGCCGATGTGGGCGGTAACCTCACCATCGAAAGCCTGCAAAACAAGGACAACTACAACGAACACAGCAGCAATAGCGGCTTTAGTTTGGTTATTCCCATTGGTGCGGGCATGCCCGGGCTCACAGTCAGCCATGGCAACACCAATATCGACAGCAACTACCAAAGCACGGGCACCCAAAGCGGCATACGAGCCGGTGACGGAGGTTTCCAAGTCAACGTAGCCGGAGACACTACCTTAAAGGGCGGCGCCATCACCAGCACGCAAAAGGCGGTGGATGAGGGCAAAAACAGCTTCCGCACGGGTGGTCAGCTGGTAATGAGCGACCTGCAGAACCAGGCCGAATACAACGCCAGCGGCTCGCAAATGACGCTCGGTGTGGGAGGAAGCCTGGGCAGCAGCAGTGCTGGCGTGGGCCGGGACAATGGCAGTGCCAGCAGCACAACGCAGGCTGGTATCTCGGGCATTGCTGGCAACACCAGTGCGAGAACGGGAGACAAGGAAACAGGCCTCAAGCCAATCTTTGACAAAGAGCGCGTTAGGTCTGAATTTTTAGGATGTCAAAACTCAGTGAAGCATGTATAG
- a CDS encoding contact-dependent growth inhibition system immunity protein gives MNKSTAWANVSFNDVFFEITTISRGMLGYGDPEVEPQYLPLDISDKILGESLRLALSKSKRVSLEEFQKLWNSGILEETEKMREKYTMNKYGYKTKKALYKNMNLCDVSVYGDFIEIQPTQQTSLDGYTVTKDMDLTPLKISHTVSDEELGAALRHAFTLCTSAIR, from the coding sequence ATGAATAAATCGACAGCGTGGGCTAATGTAAGTTTTAACGATGTTTTTTTTGAAATTACAACTATATCAAGAGGTATGTTGGGTTATGGGGATCCAGAGGTTGAGCCTCAATATTTACCTCTAGATATATCAGATAAAATCTTAGGGGAATCGTTGAGGTTGGCTCTTTCTAAAAGCAAGAGAGTAAGTTTGGAAGAATTTCAGAAGTTATGGAATTCGGGGATTCTCGAAGAAACAGAAAAAATGCGCGAGAAGTACACCATGAATAAATATGGATACAAAACAAAAAAAGCATTGTATAAAAACATGAATTTATGTGATGTAAGCGTATATGGTGATTTCATTGAAATTCAGCCGACCCAACAAACGTCATTAGATGGATATACCGTAACAAAAGATATGGATTTAACCCCTTTGAAGATATCACATACAGTCTCAGACGAAGAACTAGGAGCAGCATTACGACACGCTTTCACTTTGTGCACAAGTGCAATTAGGTAG
- a CDS encoding endonuclease toxin domain-containing protein, translating into MFDKQSLQSVLTELNTACSPPRYCTADEKNSIQELNQFYAMRDSIKPDTTAEELLLGNKVINTAFKGVAALYGRLTGSMEVEALGGVVAKEATGVEFGKGINGQGKPFESYVQSQLPEGTIDLNIIKSNFKTFDHLTPEGVAVSTKTMDTVGSVTYQNPNRITSTLNGYVDDMVNFVRDGPRNGRQITSADIASKQMQLAIPYSTTPAQMDAINRSMQYAADRGIAIVVTRLK; encoded by the coding sequence GTGTTTGACAAGCAATCATTACAGTCGGTACTGACCGAGCTCAACACTGCCTGCTCTCCACCGCGTTATTGCACGGCTGATGAGAAAAACAGCATCCAGGAGCTCAACCAGTTCTATGCGATGCGAGACAGCATCAAGCCGGACACGACGGCCGAAGAGCTACTGTTGGGCAATAAAGTCATCAACACCGCATTCAAAGGCGTGGCTGCATTGTATGGGCGCCTGACGGGGAGCATGGAAGTTGAGGCATTGGGCGGAGTCGTAGCCAAAGAGGCAACGGGTGTAGAGTTTGGCAAAGGCATCAACGGCCAAGGCAAACCCTTTGAAAGCTACGTGCAATCCCAACTGCCTGAAGGTACTATCGATCTCAACATCATCAAGAGTAACTTCAAGACATTTGATCATCTGACGCCAGAGGGCGTGGCCGTCAGTACCAAGACGATGGACACAGTTGGGAGCGTGACTTACCAAAATCCAAATCGGATCACTAGTACGCTTAATGGGTATGTGGATGATATGGTGAATTTTGTGAGAGATGGCCCCCGCAATGGACGACAAATTACATCTGCTGATATTGCGTCTAAGCAGATGCAGCTTGCTATTCCATACAGCACAACGCCAGCTCAGATGGATGCTATTAATCGTTCGATGCAATATGCTGCAGATAGAGGTATTGCTATTGTTGTAACAAGGTTGAAGTGA
- a CDS encoding CdiA C-terminal domain-containing protein: protein MPNGKNPDYIINGQVFDNYAPSTSNVRNAADVIGGKVASGQADNVVVNLADSSITPDALRQQLTNYPIPSLKQVIIIDKSGTPTVIKFKGK, encoded by the coding sequence TTGCCAAATGGCAAAAACCCTGACTACATCATCAATGGGCAAGTGTTTGATAACTATGCGCCCTCTACAAGCAATGTGCGAAATGCCGCAGACGTTATTGGCGGAAAAGTTGCTTCAGGGCAAGCAGACAATGTAGTTGTCAATTTGGCGGATAGCTCGATTACTCCTGACGCACTGCGGCAGCAACTGACCAACTACCCAATTCCTAGTCTGAAGCAAGTCATCATCATAGACAAGTCGGGTACGCCCACTGTCATCAAGTTCAAGGGGAAATGA